In Rhinopithecus roxellana isolate Shanxi Qingling chromosome 4, ASM756505v1, whole genome shotgun sequence, a single genomic region encodes these proteins:
- the H1-3 gene encoding histone H1.3, which translates to MSETAPVAPITPAPAEKIPVKKKAKKAGATAGKRKASGPPVSELITKAVAASKERSGVSLAALKKALAAAGYDVEKNNSRIKLGLKSLVSKGTLVQTKGTGASGSFKLNKKAASGEGKPKAKKAGSAKPRKPAAAGKKPKKASGAATPKKSVKKTPKKAKKPATASGTKKVAKSAKKVKTPQPKKASKSPAKAKAPKPKTAKPKSAKPKITKAKKAAPKKK; encoded by the coding sequence ATGTCGGAGACTGCTCCAGTTGCTCCTATCACTCCTGCACCAGCAGAAAAAATACCTGTGAAGAAAAAGGCGAAGAAAGCAGGCGCTACTGCTGGGAAACGCAAGGCATCCGGACCCCCAGTGTCTGAGCTCATCACCAAGGCAGTGGCAGCTTCCAAAGAGCGCAGCGGCGTTTCTCTGGCTGCGCTGAAGAAAGCGCTTGCGGCTGCTGGCTACGATGTAGAGAAAAACAACAGCCGTATCAAGCTTGGTCTCAAGAGCTTGGTGAGCAAGGGTACTCTGGTGCAGACCAAAGGCACCGGTGCTTCTGGCTCCTTTAAACTGAACAAGAAAGCCGCTTCCGGGGAAGGCAAACCCAAGGCCAAGAAGGCTGGCTCAGCCAAGCCTAGAAAGCCCGCTGCAGCAGGCAAGAAGCCCAAAAAAGCGAGTGGCGCCGCCACCCCGAAGAAAAGCGTCAAAAAGACTCCTAAGAAGGCAAAGAAGCCAGCAACAGCCTCTGGGACCAAGAAAGTGGCCAAGAGTGCGAAAAAGGTGAAAACACCCCAGCCAAAAAAAGCCTCCAAGAGTCCAGCTAAGGCCAAAGCCCCTAAGCCCAAGACGGCCAAGCCTAAGTCGGCGAAGCCGAAGATTACAAAGGCAAAGAAGGCAGCTCCGAAGAAAAAGTGA
- the LOC104663499 gene encoding histone H2B type 1-F/J/L-like, which produces MPDPAKSAPAPKKGSKKAVTNAQKKDGKKRKRSRKESYSVYVYKVLKQVHPDTGISSKAMGIMNSFVNDIFERIASEASRLAHYNKRSTITSREIQTAVRLLLPGELAKHAVSEGTKAVTKYTSSK; this is translated from the coding sequence ATGCCTGATCCAGCTAAGTCCGCTCCCGCTCCGAAGAAGGGCTCCAAGAAGGCGGTAACCAACGCGCAGAAGAAGGATGGAAAGAAGCGTAAGCGCAGCCGCAAGGAGAGCTACTCTGTGTACGTGTACAAGGTGCTGAAGCAGGTCCACCCTGACACTGGCATCTCCTCCAAAGCCATGGGGATCATGAATTCCTTTGTCAACGACATCTTCGAGCGCATTGCGAGTGAGGCTTCCCGCCTGGCGCATTACAACAAGCGCTCTACTATCACCTCTAGGGAGATTCAGACGGCGGTACGCCTGCTGCTTCCTGGGGAGCTGGCCAAGCACGCCGTGTCCGAGGGCACTAAGGCTGTCACCAAGTACACCAGCTCCAAGTAA